From a single Amphiprion ocellaris isolate individual 3 ecotype Okinawa chromosome 18, ASM2253959v1, whole genome shotgun sequence genomic region:
- the adrb1 gene encoding beta-1 adrenergic receptor, with amino-acid sequence MGDGGASSPVNIQNGTWSEASDAPGSAAASEQWMAGMSLLMGLIVLCIVFGNILVIVAIAKTQRLQTLTNVFIVSLASADLIMGLLVVPFGAALEVRGSWLYGSFFCEFWISVDVLCVTASIETLCVIAIDRYVAITSPFRYQSLLTKARAKAMVCVVWAISALVSFLPILMHWSRDSVDTACYEDPECCDFVTNRAYAISSSVISFYIPLLVMIFVYARVYREAKMQLRKIDKCEGRFHNTLTGLTSKCKKRPSKILALREQKALKTLGIIMGTFTLCWLPFFIVNVVRVFCAEVVDKNLFVFLNWLGYVNSAFNPIIYCRSPDFRKAFKRLLCCPRQADRRLHISSCDLSRCSGGFVSPLEPGTLGMWTDCAGLDNSDSSLVGTAKVSHSESQL; translated from the coding sequence ATGGGGGACGGTGGCGCGTCCTCGCCGGTGAACATCCAGAATGGCACGTGGAGCGAGGCGTCTGACGCGCCGGGCTCCGCAGCCGCGTCCGAGCAGTGGATGGCGGGCATGAGCCTGTTGATGGGTTTGATCGTCCTGTGCATCGTTTTCGGGAATATCCTGGTCATCGTGGCCATAGCCAAGACGCAGAGGCTGCAGACGCTCACCAACGTGTTCATCGTGTCGCTGGCGAGCGCGGACCTCATCATGGGGCTGTTGGTGGTGCCGTTCGGTGCCGCGCTCGAGGTGCGCGGCTCGTGGCTGTACGGCTCCTTTTTCTGCGAGTTCTGGATCTCCGTGGATGTGCTCTGCGTCACGGCCAGCATCGAGACCCTGTGCGTAATCGCCATAGACAGGTACGTGGCCATCACATCACCTTTCCGCTACCAAAGCTTGTTAACCAAAGCTCGGGCCAAGGCGATGGTGTGCGTAGTGTGGGCCATCTCTGCGCTGGTCTCCTTCCTGCCTATCCTCATGCACTGGTCCCGGGACAGCGTGGACACAGCCTGCTACGAGGATCCGGAATGTTGCGACTTTGTCACCAACAGAGCATATGCCATCTCGTCATCCgtcatttctttttacattcCTCTCCTGGTTATGATATTCGTTTACGCGCGCGTGTACAGGGAGGCGAAAATGCAGCTGAGGAAGATCGACAAGTGCGAGGGCAGGTTCCACAACACTTTAACCGGACTGACTTCCAAGTGCAAGAAGAGGCCGTCCAAGATCCTTGCGCTCAGGGAGCAGAAGGCGCTCAAAACTCTGGGCATCATCATGGGGACGTTCACTCTGTGCTGGCTGCCCTTCTTCATCGTCAACGTGGTGCGGGTGTTTTGCGCAGAGGTGGTGGACAAGAATCTGTTCGTGTTCCTGAACTGGTTGGGGTACGTGAACTCGGCGTTCAATCCCATTATTTACTGCCGGAGCCCGGACTTCAGGAAAGCTTTCAAGAGGCTGCTGTGCTGCCCGAGGCAAGCCGACCGCAGGCTGCACATCAGCTCCTGCGACCTGTCGCGATGCTCCGGCGGGTTCGTGTCCCCTCTGGAGCCCGGCACGTTGGGGATGTGGACGGACTGCGCCGGTTTGGACAACAGTGACAGCAGTCTGGTGGGGACTGCGAAGGTGTCTCACTCTGAATCACAACTgtga